A genome region from Scleropages formosus chromosome 6, fSclFor1.1, whole genome shotgun sequence includes the following:
- the nefma gene encoding neurofilament, medium polypeptide a, with amino-acid sequence MSFTLDTLGSPYRRGMSYRSGGSPTSGFRSQSWSRSAPSSALSVSFKRSTHAPAARAYSSAESSLDWSAPPLLNGELKRTSEKEQLQGLNDRFAGYIERVHQLEQQNVQIQEEIAALRGKQASRSQLGELYEQELRELRATLEGVHREKAQVQLDAEHLEEDIQRLKERLEDEARLREDTEVAIRALKKDADESSLAKVELDKKARSLEEEMEFLRKNHEEEVQELLAQLQASQVSVEMREHQKANITEALREIRAQLEGHSSQNLQQVEDWFLGRFSKLNEAAEQNKEAIRAARDEIAEYRRQLQSKSVELETVRGTKESLERQLNDIEERHNGDLASLQETIHQLDNELKGTKWEMARHLREYQDLLNVKMALDIEIAAYRKLLEGEETHFSSFSSSSFQYRQPITTIKTTKVKAELPKLKVQHKFVEEIIEETRVEDEKSEMDEALAEMAEEMASAAEGEGEEEEAEVEAEAEEEIIASTDAKVMASEPEEAEEGEKVEDEKEEGVEEGEEAEKEDKVEGKGVEEEGAEEEGQEEEAAEESTVEETVESSTVTKTEATPEKEQEEQEKEASAGEDEGEEGEKGKDKEAEEAGSGKNEKEEEEKDDAAKKSPTKESPTKESPTKESPTKESPTKDEGGKESPTKEEAAKESPTKGSPTKEEGGKESPTKEEGAKESPTKESPTKTEEAKKSPTKESPSKESPTKEEAVKAVAEKGDKKSDSKGEAGEDKAEKKDAAMNGEVEKGGPDEKDTKEEEKEVIANGVDESPTKEEMGQKVVITKTVETITTGEDGEKHITKSVTVTQTVKQLEEVTEKVVSSKTVEKVSTQAVKQGTETD; translated from the exons ATGAGTTTCACCCTGGACACGCTGGGGAGCCCGTACCGCCGCGGGATGAGCTACCGCAGCGGCGGCTCCCCGACCAGCGGCTTCCGCTCGCAGTCCTGGTCCCGGAGCGCACCGAGCTCCGCGCTCTCCGTCTCCTTCAAGAGGAGCACCCACGCGCCGGCTGCGCGCGCCTACAGCTCGGCCGAGAGCAGCCTGGACTGGAGCGCGCCGCCGCTGCTCAACGGAGAGCTGAAGCGCACTAGCGAGAAGGAGCAACTGCAGGGACTCAACGACCGCTTCGCGGGGTACATCGAGCGCGTGcaccagctggagcagcagaacGTGCAGATCCAGGAGGAGATCGCGGCGCTGCGCGGCAAGCAGGCGTCTCGCTCCCAGCTGGGCGAGCTCTACGAGCAGGAGCTGCGCGAGCTGCGCGCCACCCTAGAGGGCGTGCACCGCGAGAAGGCGCAGGTGCAGCTGGACGCcgagcacctggaggaggacATCCAGCGGCTGAAGGAGCGCCTCGAGGACGAGGCGCGCCTCCGTGAGGACACCGAGGTGGCCATCCGCGCGCTCAAGAAGGACGCGGACGAGTCGAGCCTCGCTAAGGTGGAGCTGGACAAGAAGGCGCGCTCcctggaggaggagatggagttCCTGCGCAAGAACCACgaggaggaggtgcaggagCTGCTGGCGCAGCTGCAGGCCAGCCAGGTGAGCGTAGAGATGCGCGAGCACCAGAAGGCGAACATCACGGAGGCGCTGCGCGAGATCCGCGCGCAACTCGAGGGCCACTCGTCGCAGAACCTGCAGCAGGTCGAGGACTGGTTCCTGGGCCGCTTCTCGAAGCTCAACGAGGCGGCCGAGCAGAATAAGGAGGCGATCCGGGCTGCCCGCGACGAGATCGCCGAGTACCGGCGGCAGCTGCAGAGCAAGAGCGTGGAGCTCGAGACCGTGCGCGGCACCAAGGAGTCGCTGGAGCGGCAGCTGAACGACATCGAGGAGCGGCACAACGGCGACCTGGCCAGCCTGCAG GAAACCATCCACCAGCTGGATAATGAGTTGAAGGGGACAAAGTGGGAGATGGCTCGACACCTGCGGGAGTATCAGGACCTGCTTAACGTCAAGATGGCCCTGGACATTGAGATTGCAGCCTACAG AAAActgttggagggggaggagacccATTTCAGCTCCTTTTCCAGCTCATCCTTCCAATACAGGCAGCCCATTACCACTATCAAAACCACCAAAGTGAAGGCTGAACTCCCCAAACTCAAGGTTCAACACAAGTTTGTAGAAGAGATCATTGAGGAGACACGTGTGGAGGATGAGAAGTCTGAAATGGATGAAGCACTGGCAGAAATGGCAGAGGAAATGGCCAGTGCAGCTGAGGGTgagggagaagaggaagaggcagaggtagaagcagaggcagaggaggaaaTAATAGCCTCCACTGATGCCAAAGTTATGGCCAGTGAACCTGAAGAGGcagaagagggagagaaagtgGAGGATGAAAAAGAGGAAGGAGTAGAAGAAGGGGAGGAGGCTGAGAAAGAAGACAAAGTGGAGGGAAAAGGTGTTGAGGAAGAGGGAGCTGAAGAGGAAGGGCAAGAAGAGGAGGCTGCAGAGGAATCAACAGTTGAAGAGACTGTAGAAAGCAGCACAGTCACAAAGACAGAGGCTACCCCCGAGAAAGAACAGGAGGAGCAAGAGAAAGAGGCAAGTGCTGGAGAAGACgaaggggaggagggagagaagggCAAGGACAAAGAAGCAGAAGAGGCAGGTAGTGGCAAAAATgagaaggaggaagaagagaaggaTGATGCAGCCAAAAAGAGTCCAACCAAGGAAAGCCCAACCAAGGAAAGTCCAACTAAGGAGAGTCCAACTAAGGAAAGCCCAACCAAGGATGAAGGAGGCAAGGAAAGTCCAACCAAGGAAGAAGCAGCCAAGGAAAGTCCTACAAAGGGAAGTCCAACCAAGGAAGAAGGGGGCAAGGAAAGTCCAACTAAGGAAGAAGGAGCCAAAGAAAGTCCAACCAAGGAAAGCCCAACCAAAACAGAAGAAGCTAAAAAAAGCCCAACTAAGGAAAGTCCTTCCAAGGAAAGTCCAACTAAGGAAGAAGCAGTTAAGGCTGTAGCTGAAAAGGGAGACAAAAAGAGTGATTCTAAAGGTGAGGCTGGGGAAGACAAGGCTGAAAAGAAAGATGCAGCAATGAATGGAGAAGTAGAAAAAGGAGGACCAGATGAGAAAGAcacaaaagaagaagaaaaggaagtgATTGCGAATGGCGTTGACGAGAGTCCTACCAAAGAAGAGATGGGCCAAAAAGTTGTCATCACTAAAACAGTTGAGACAATCACCACAGGTGAAGATGGTGAAAAGCACATCACAAAGTCTGTCACTGTCACCCAGACTGTGAAACAGCTGGAGGAAGTGACTGAGAAAGTGGTGTCCAGCAAAACAGTAGAAAAAGTCTCTACCCAGGCAGTCAAGCAAGGCACAGAAACCGATTAA
- the nefla gene encoding neurofilament light polypeptide codes for MSSSGYEPYFSSVYRRRYADASPRTTVRSSSVIGSRSAYSSYAAPLSTPAGGMSRLRSSTYHGRVAVSPVGAEVDLSRAAQVSSEFRAVRTQEKAQLQDLNDRFASFIEHVHELEQRNHALEAELLVLRRRHGEPSRLHALYEQEVRELRAAVEEARAEKQAAQGRRDRLEEALRGLQARYEEEVLAREDAEARLLEARKGADEAALARAELEKQTDTLLDELAFLKRLHEGEIAELQAQAQYSAQVSVQTETAAPDLSAALRDIRAQYERLAQRNMQSAEDWFRSKAGALAESAVRQNDAARNARDEVGECRRLLQERTLEIDACKGINQALERQLLELEEKQSTEIAAMQDSIRQLEEELRATKDEMARHLREYQDLLNVKMALDIEIAAYRKLLEGEEMRFNVGVAHSLASAPSFARPMFSLQTGLISTTPYLFGSSLSAADEVIAVSRAQRAEATLPQEEEEETKEEEATAEGEEGEAAAEEDTEKEGDEGEKEEEGDKGGEEAEAEEEEVKDAEVEEEEAEKGEEGGDEEAEKEEEGGDEETGKDEEGGDEETGKDEEGGEEEGGKEEEGATEEGGKDEDAEKDAAEEEEGVGEEEVGKDEKEETEEAGKDEGDTKEAETKGGDNAVKEEEKKADAGKQEKKEATEEKPTEKKKD; via the exons ATGAGTTCCAGTGGCTACGAGCCCTACTTCTCCTCAGTGTACCGGCGGCGCTATGCAGACGCCAGCCCCCGGACCACAGTGCGCAGCAGCTCTGTGATTGGATCCCGCTCTGCTTACTCAAGCTATGCTGCCCCCCTCTCCACTCCTGCTGGGGGTATGTCCCGCCTGCGAAGTTCTACCTACCACGGCCGAGTGGCTGTCTCCCCGGTGGGCGCCGAGGTGGATCTGAGCCGTGCGGCACAAGTGAGCTCCGAGTTCAGGGCAGTGCGTACGCAGGAGAAGGCCCAGCTGCAGGATCTCAATGATCGCTTTGCCAGCTTCATCGAGCACGTGCATGAGCTGGAGCAACGCAACCATGCCCTGGAGGCAGAGCTCCTCGTACTGCGGCGCCGGCATGGTGAGCCATCCCGCCTGCACGCACTCTATGAGCAGGAGGTGCGCGAGCTGAGGGCCGCTGTAGAGGAGGCGCGGGCTGAGAAGCAGGCCGCCCAGGGCCGACGGGACCGTCTTGAGGAAGCGCTGCGGGGTCTGCAGGCCCGCTATGAGGAAGAGGTCCTGGCCCGCGAGGATGCTGAGGCTCGGCTACTGGAGGCCCGGAAGGGTGCAGATGAGGCAGCACTGGCCCGCGCTGAGCTTGAGAAGCAAACCGACACCCTGCTGGATGAGCTGGCCTTCCTGAAGCGGCTGCATGAGGGTGAGATCGCCGAGCTCCAGGCGCAGGCACAGTACAGTGCCCAGGTGTCCGTGCAGACAGAAACAGCTGCACCTGACCTGTCGGCAGCACTGCGTGACATCCGAGCCCAGTACGAGCGCCTGGCTCAGCGCAACATGCAGTCAGCAGAAGACTGGTTCCGCAGCAAGGCAGGTGCCCTGGCAGAGAGTGCTGTGCGCCAGAACGATGCTGCCCGCAACGCCAGAGACGAGGTGGGCGAGTGTCGCCGGCTGCTGCAGGAGCGCACCCTGGAGATCGACGCCTGCAAGGGAATCAACCAGGCACTTGAGCggcagctgctggagctggaagagaagcaGAGCACTGAGATTGCCGCTATGCAG GACTCAATCAGACAGCTGGAGGAAGAGCTCCGGGCCACCAAGGATGAAATGGCTCGTCATCTGAGGGAGTACCAGGACCTGCTCAATGTCAAGATGGCCCTGGACATTGAGATCGCTGCCTACAG GAAACtactggaaggggaggagatgcGCTTCAATGTGGGTGTGGCCCACAGTCTAGCCTCTGCCCCCTCCTTTGCCCGGCCGATGTTCTCCCTGCAGACTGGCTTGATTTCCACCACTCCCTACTTGTTTGGCTCCTCCCTCTCAGCAGCCGATGAAGTGATTGCTGTGAGCCGGGCCCAGCGAGCTGAGGCAACCCTTCctcaggaagaagaagaggaaaccAAGGAGGAAGAAG CCACTGCTGAGGGTGAAGAgggagaagcagcagctgagGAAGACACTGAGAAAGAGGGAGAcgagggagagaaggaggaggaaggagacaaGGGGGGAGAGGAAGCAGAGgcggaagaagaagaagtaaaAGATGCAGAGGTAGAGGAGGAAGAAGCCGAAAAAGGTGAGGAAGGTGGAGATGAAGAAgctgaaaaagaggaagaaggtgGAGATGAAGAGACTGGAAAGGATGAGGAAGGTGGAGATGAAGAGACAGGAAAAGATGAGGaaggtggagaagaagaaggtggaaaagaagaggaaggtgCAACTGAAGAGGGTGGAAAAGACGAGGATGCGGAGAAGGATGctgcagaagaagaggagggagttGGAGAGGAAGAGGTAGGAAAAGATGAGAAAGAGGAAACAGAAGAAGCAGGGAAAGATGAGGGGGACACCAAAGAGGCAGAAACCAAGGGAGGTGACAATGCAGtaaaagaagaagagaagaaggcaGATGCTGGAaagcaggaaaagaaggaagcaaCAGAGGAGAAGCCCACTGAGAAAAAGAAGGACTGA
- the pgam2 gene encoding phosphoglycerate mutase 2: protein MTAVHRLVIVRHGESSWNQENRFCGWFDADLSEKGVEEARRGAEAIRNAGMKFDIAFTSVLKRAIKTLWTILEGTDQMWLPVVRSWRLNERHYGGLTGLNKAETAAKHGEEQVKIWRRSFDIPPPPMDKDHAYYKVISESRRYKGLKSGELPTCESLKDTIARALPFWNDHIVPEIKAGKNVIIAAHGNSLRGIVKHLENMSDAAIMELNLPTGIPIVYELDKDLKPVKPMQFLGDEETVRKAMEAVAAQGKVKK, encoded by the exons ATGACTGCTGTGCACCGTCTGGTCATTGTGCGCCATGGTGAGAGCTCCTGGAACCAGGAGAACCGTTTCTGCGGCTGGTTTGACGCTGACCTCAGCGAGAAGGGAGTGGAGGAGGCACGGCGCGGGGCTGAGGCAATCCGTAACGCCGGCATGAAGTTTGACATCGCTTTTACTTCTGTGCTGAAGCGTGCCATCAAGACGCTATGGACCATCCTGGAGGGCACGGACCAGATGTGGCTACCTGTGGTGCGCAGCTGGAGGCTCAATGAGCGCCACTATGGTGGCCTCACAGGCCTCAACAAGGCCGAGACAGCTGCCAAGCATGGCGAAGAGCAGGTCAAAATATGGAGGCGCTCCTTTGACATCCCGCCACCCCCCATGGACAAGGACCACGCATACTACAAGGTCATCAGTGAG TCGAGACGCTATAAGGGCCTGAAGTCTGGAGAGCTTCCCACCTGCGAAAGCCTAAAGGACACTATTGCCCGTGCCCTGCCCTTCTGGAATGACCATATCGTCCCTGAGATCAAGGCAGGCAAGAACGTCATCATTGCTGCCCATGGCAACAGTCTCCGCGGCATTGTCAAGCACTTGGAAA ACATGTCAGATGCTGCCATCATGGAACTGAACCTGCCCACAGGAATCCCTATTGTCTATGAGCTTGACAAGGACCTGAAGCCTGTGAAGCCCATGCAGTTCCTGGGGGATGAGGAGACTGTGCGTAAGGCCATGGAAGCCGTGGCAGCCCAGGGCAAGGTCAAGAAGTGA